ACCAGGAGCCATTTTAGGGAGCCTTTGGAAACCATTTCTGTTCAGACCAAAACCTTTTTAAAGCTACtttataaatgtgaatgtattcAACTGTTTTCATTAATTAGGATTTATTAAAGCACAAGTGTGCGCTTTCATTAACCCCTTTCCCTTCGTCTCATCAATCCAGTGATAATTTCCTTTGCATAAAAACACTcgaaaaataaacattacttAAGGAGATTCATCGACCCAATGCGTAGCTTTAGCACTTGGCTAGCTCGTAAACTAAATGGGCAAACCATGATGGCAAGTGACACAACGTCAATGCAACCCTAATTAATTTGTTGAATGAATTagctgaaatattaaaaacatacagCGGAGCTAATGGACTTTAACACTATCAAAATATTACGCCAAATATCCTCTTGTGATTTTCTGGTTAATTAGCTAAGGAAACAAAGCCAGGAAAAAATACGTGGTCatacactttatttaaaaacaacatttgaataTCAAATGTACACAGGCGGATTTTGTGTTTCTCAAAAAcaataatgtcatttttcaacaaGTCCACTATACAGCCAGCAACAGTGTTCCAGTGTCCATGTTGtcgtaaaaaaaaataaaaatccaatcgtcaaagtccagtcagaaaaaacagtttcatcTTGTCAAAATTTGGCTAACTGCCAAATCACTTGCAATCTTCACGTTAAACAACGCTGTCTCCACCTCAGCAATATCCAGTTGAATGGGGTCTTGATaggataaaaaaagaaggaaaggtTGTAAGCCCACAGTGCAACTGAAATGAGCAATGATTCACTTGTCCAGAGGAAAACGACGGCTTGCTAATCTTAACTGAAATTAAGACAGAATAGTCACAGCTAGCCGTCAGTTGCGTTAGCTAGCATTGCGCAAACATGAGCGTTTGTAAGAATACCCacttgtttaaatatttaacaaagttGCCCTTCTCAAACTGTAATTAAAAATCATTGTATTGACATGATGCGTTTAACGCAAGCTAcagttttgagtgtgtgttttaggaTCAAAGCTGTTGAAATATTGTTTTACAGCcaacacttgtgtttttttcaattccTATACGAAATGAAATCCGACTTTTAATACGTTACGCGAAATACATTTGTAGATCTGGTAAAAGGGAATTCTTGGTATTAAGTTATACAGTGAGAAGTGCAACAATGCTGACGGGCCTAATCTAAATTAACATTTGATGTGGCTTCGAACTGACATATTGTTTGGTGAGTTCAAAGTAACCTGCAAAATGAAGTCCGAGTTGAGTAAAGGCTCCAATATTTCGTAAGTTATTATTATGAGTTCAACAACTGACCACCAGGGGTATGGTGAGTCTAGAGTTAGCCTAGTTCACATCAtgcataaacattttttaagcttTATGCAACATTGATGCTCAAAAAAAATTtcgattaaaaaacaaaacactggcatGTGAGCAAACAATGCTGTATGCAAAATAGGATGCCTTGACTGATTTAACAAAATGATAACCAGTCACCAAAGCAAATACATGACTGACCAACAGTTTGACAATAGCATTAATAAGTGTTAAAGCAACCATTGAAACAATGATGTTTTCAGACATCTATTgttcaaaatcagaaaaaaaaagttccctTACTGCTctttaaatgttgaaatgtggCAGTTAAATGTAACTAATGTGACCTGGATGTTTGAGCGTGAATTTTTACGGCTTAAAACCTATCACGCATTTTAGCAAAAGCGGAGAATTCAGCATCTCTTGAAGTAATGTGGCCTTTTTTGTAATGTAACAACAGGAGGTAACGCAGCCAATGTCCACATAAAGCCACAGTAAAAAAATGcttatattattaataattaattaaaccaCATGATTAAGAAAATTCCTGTGTACATTTACAAGcttaacatttcattttgcaCGCTACGTGCTAACATCTAGGTCTTTTGCTAGCCTTTAGAATTAACTCTGAAAGGCAGTAACAAATGTTCCAGATAAATGTGGGGAGAGGTCTGCTTAAAATATGTGTGCAGTATCCTCAACCTATCCAAATGTGATTGTAGAGAACATCTCGAGGAAGGAGGACATTTTCTATGGATTACATTAGTTCAGTAGGCATTTGAATGATACTGagttcaaacatgaaaaacttACAGAGctgtcttctttttcttcaaatttggaaATTCTTCCCACCAGTGCAGGTCTCCACTGTGGAAGAGAAAGAATAATGAATGATACCATATTACCATAAATCAGATTTACACACAAATGGTATACTAGTGGGCCAATCAATGTGGCTGGCTTTAACTAATGTGGGCATTTGGGACTTCTGATTTAAACACTGACTGGCAAAAATTACTTAAACACGCAATCTTTTGAATTTGAGgaatgtgtttgtctcaaaGAAAATATACAATTGTCACCAACCTTCCCAGTATTAACAACTTTAAATCAATTATTAGCTCATGTCACAGCAAATGCTTTGACCGAAAATTGATTGAAGTCCAATTGTAGCTTTATTGTTCTTTCAATAACCCTAATTTAACAGAAACCTTAAGCCTGAATACCATATATCTTTTCATATTTGACTTTATAAAGCATTGAGTACTGCAACCTTACTGATCACTATTACTAACAAGACTCAATGTCAGCTAACTGTTGTGTGATTAAATCAGCACTGTATGGTTTTAGATATTTTATAAGGTTTACAGTGTATGGGGGGTCAAatacagcaaacaaaaaaaaagtttcacaacTGGAGTAATGATTACAACTAATTACATGTCTTATTACAGTGGTAATGACAACTTATCAGGTCTTTTTTCAgggccaaaagaaaaaacaatgccTGTGGTGCATGGTCAGGGAAGAGCCCTGCATTTTTAACGAAGGTATGTGCAGAAGTGAAACTTGACACTGTGTAAGTTTGAGATTTCTTGTGCACTCATGCACCTCAGAGTTGTCAATCTACTGCAACATTAGAATTGgtggtttttttttggtttgttcgtttttacattacagtgaaagTCCACCAAATTCCTTTTGTCAAACTAAGCAATTCAGATAGCTAACTTTATGGTTTTGCCTTGATGTTTTGGTGGTATTTCTACTCTCAGGATTTTTGTTGTAAGAATTCGAGTTTATTTCTACTGTCAGTGAAGAAAATGAAGTGAAGAATTTAGGGGGGAGGCCAAAAATGCACTTTTCTGTGTTAAGGGTGACTTgctttatctattttatttggTTAAGAGCGGTCTTTGACCCGTGACTGATCTTTAGTAGACGATTTTAGAAATTTATTTTACTCATTATCCAAACTGTGCatttgtgtgaatgtttcaAAGCGGCAAAATGGTCACATGAATAGGCCTAAATATCGATCACAAGTAGGTAGTTAAGTCATtaagttgttgttgctgttgtgtctCAAGACATCTCTCATATTTCAAGATTGGcttcatttattcatattttggTAGGGAAGTATTTTCAATGATGTTGTTTTGGTTGCAAACAACATCACACCTGCCAATTAAGACAGGAACTGTTCAGACTTCAATTTGGCTAATATCTTGAGGTTATATGAGAATATTTTCCAAGTGTCACAAAGCtgtgacatgaaaaaataatgtacAATCAAGATAAAATGCAGCATATGGCACCAAATATGTAACCTATGGTGAAAACATGGAtgataataaaattaatttgactGTCTTCATAATGCCCTCAACAGGCCAGGATTAAACTGTATTTCAAAACTGCAACTGTTGAGCCAAAATGGCCAGTAGTTCTTTTACAATGAGCCTTGTGAAATGTCACCAGTTTGCAGGCTTGAATAAACTGAGCAACATGTAatcaaaaaaatatgaatgtaatcAAATTTGGgatgttttcacaaacaaaacagtccAGTATGGCAGTAATCGAAAAATATGTTCTACGCAACCCTGAGTTAGAGGTGGGTGTTTTGGCTATAAAACAATATGACTAATCACAATTATGATCCACATTCTAAATTGCCAtcttttttctcagtttgaagAATGAAATGCCCTGTAGACTATAGCCTGACATAAATGGCcaatgaatttctccatttgccCTTTTGAAACATATCTTTGCATTCAAGATATTTCTATCATGGCACAAATTCCTCATCCTCCATGTTGTTTAATACATCATCGCATAAAGAGCCAAGTGACGTAGTTCATCTAAATCAGCACTGCCCTCTAGTTGGCTACATCACTCTAGTAGCTTGTTCATGCAAAGCAGATCTGCTCATAGATGGTTATTTAAAGTTTGTACACATAAGAGGACATTCGATTCCGCAATCTCATCGATTCAACTGAGAAGTAGATTGTTGACGCCTTGAAGATCGATTGGAATCTAAAATCTACGACCACCCGTTCCTAACCCAGGGTCGAAATGTTAAACATTATCCGCCCCTGCTTAGTTTCACTATAAGTCTTGAtacagctttttattttgagtATGACTCTTAAAGGGAGACGCAACATCCTAACCGCTCAAGAATTATAATGCTAAAAGCTGCAATGAATGTTCAAACCGCAGCATGATCTAGAAGAATCGCGACCCCACCAAATGTACTTCTTGCATTGACGCCAAAGTTGATGTTGAATGGCAGTTACATGTAAGTAGGTGTCAATTAATATGACTAATATAGGTGCGATGTGATACtcagttgtatttttattgcCAGGATTcaacattaatgtttttttccgcGCTTCCTTTGGCATGTGGGTCTGAAATCAACTTGCCCAAAGTCAATTTTAACTTGTCCCAATATCTTTTAAGGGTGTAGCAAATAACCACAAAGCCTTAAGTTAATTGCTATGTTACATCTTATGCGCCTTGCTCAACAGCCTGCGGCAAACTGTGCGTCACATGGTTGGAGTTTTGCCCACATCCACTAACCCCACCCAAATGAACTCCAAGTGACCCCCACCATTTACCCACGACTGATCAATCGGTACTgtacatgtgcaactctcaacagagataaGAGAGAAGCAAGATGGCTCCCTCCTTAGCTACTTCCATTATCAGCTCCGAAAAAAACAATGAACTTAATTCTTTTTTACGACCTGCCCAATCGGGCACATCCTataatttaaattaagttttcACCAGTATGTTTAACTGTCAGACTATTTTAGCGATACGTTGGAACCACTAAATGGTCAAAACACTCTAAAATGTATACTAAGTGTAATATATTTCAGTTAGTATTCGATGCTAACTGAAATATCTCTTCCGGGAAATTTGATTACTCATACGTATCTTTAATTGATGTGCACGTCCTCGCCACATCATACACTAGGTGGCGTAACTTTTCTAAGATTGAACACGATTGTTATTGCCTTCAGTCAAAACTGGGACAATGCTACTATAAAAACAGAAGCTACATATGAAATCATGCTTAGCGCTATTTCTTAGCAATGAcgtacacataaaataaaaaatatactttatttaCGCTGCTGTTCGCTTAGTTATGTTTGAGgtcattaaaaaagtaaattagaTTTAACGCATTTGAAGAGTTAAGTGCAGAGAAGCGCATAATATGCAGAGTTTTCTAAGGATAATTTGTCTATCTTAAAAATTATACTTACAATTCCCCATTGCTGCGAGGGTCACTCGAATCCTTCGACTTCATGGTGGCTACATGTTAACccttaaaaaaagacaaaataagagTCAGAGACGAAATGTGACAATAGCACACCCTACTGGTTATATGCATGTAGCAGGGAAGACAAAGAAGCTAGTAGGActgcaaaaaacatttaaatgtctgaaacGGTTAAAAACACATACCATTTAGCGCGAGTCACATGACGTCCTTTCTTCGTCCACGCACTTTGTGAAACATCAAGGGAAtacctgcaaaacacaaaacatgatttttgttcatttttgtagTTATAATGTGTGACTTATGTTTGCATAAAACCAGACATAAATAGACTATTTGtgttttgagatattttaaagataattttCGGGATAGTTTCAGAGCTCATTAACATATTAAGAAAATCATAAATAAGTTGTTGCACATTTAGTTGGTGGATATGTTTCTTCTTAGCGTGTCTTGGTGGATCAAAATGCAACTAAATTTGTCTTCGACAGTAATGTCCCATTGAGAATAGCTTTCAGGGGACATTTTGTTTCGTGCAGGGTGGTACTAATCCTTTGGATTTACCATATACTTTAACATGCATAAATACGTATTATAAAAGAGAGTATATTATCTATTTATAATGTGTGGTATTTGCCTTCATATGTGGGTAAACCAACAACCTTGTCCATGAGACCGTAATATTGAGAtgaatttatttctttatttaattttaatgcaGTATTTTGAGTTTTCTTAAATTCACATACTTGTAGTGAAGCTTTCTAACATAAAAATCTTTCTTAACGTGTCTCACAGGTGTAATGtaagatggaaaaacaaaataaatgtatatatttagaTTACTTCTCCATTCAGTACCTCAAAGGGTTAAAAGCCAACACCCTATTTTGTATTTCGAAGTATATCTAAGCTTTTAAAACATATAGAAGCTGTAATTGGCAAACAAATCCAAGTATTGTGTATGAAGAGTGTCTACAATCGAAGAATTGTTTTCAATAGTCAGATTTAGAGCATTTTGACAACTTGTCCCAATTTATTTCAACTatgtttcaaataaaaagaattaAGCATCTCACACTTTCTTAAATCTTGTTATAAACTACATGTGTGCAGCCCTGTGGTCAGATACTGTGAAAAACTGTCGatttttaagtgtatttttgatttataaTTCGGagaaaaacctcaaaaaaacaagtatactgaaaataaacaaaaatctgcTTAAGATTGATGAGTTGATGTCATTCAGTCACAGTACAACATTCAAAAAACGAAACATTTGCctaattttgttgtttttgtcgaGCAAATACGAACAAGGGCATTTGCCCTTTCAAGGACAAAGCAAATTTTAAATGCGTAGGTTGAAAAAACTCCAAACAGGTCGAGAACAAATGTGCTTGTCCAAATATCAACAAAGTTAACTCGAAAAAGGgctacaaaacatgcaaaatccACCAACTAAAACACCATTTCGTGCAATTTACAGTCTCTACGTCGTTATCTTTATTCTTCGCTGACAACACACCATGGccatttttacaacactgcgTCTAACTGTCGTTCCAGCCACCATATTGCCAGACACCCCCGACTCGTATTTTACAGCTATTAATGTTGGATTACTCGTAATTTCTTACCCATTTTCCAGGCCGTGTCTATCCGCCGTCATCTGCCCTGGTCGGTGTCGCTTTTTGGGGCGATTTTCGTCGTTTTGGTGGGTCTTTCGGCCGCATCGTTCCGCCCTTCCTCCTCTCCGCTCTCGACGCCTtgctcctctgctgtgtgtgtcctcctctctgcctctgcctgaGCTGATATCCTTCAGCGGCTCTGCCCACTTTCCTCTCAACGTAAGCCAAACTCCACTTCCTCTCTCCAGCCCCGTCCAAGCTAGCGTTAGCAGCCCACTGAGCCTGAAGcgtatattattattattatttttttttattaagcaaaactaaaaacgtatttgttttttttaaaagtggcgtcaacaaaacaaacttaatgTTGTTTATGTGATAAATAGGAatagctacacacacacaggcacgtcGGGAGTAAACCAATCAAATCAAGCTAGCTAGAAGTTGGGAACTTTTTAATGGTAACACAGGTTTGACCTAATTTGCTGGTATGTAATTGAAtgatttaaataatatttaaatgtaatcttATAAAAACAGTGATGCTCTGTGTCACAGAAGTGGTATAGCTTACTACTGTCAATATGAAGATGGGTTTATATGTCTGCTAatgggaagaaaaaacacatttcctcctGTGATCCAGTTAGTCTGCTTCCATATAGGAACACAGCTCAAAACACAAGTATGTATATTTGTTGTGTTATATCACACAGTAGTGTTTACATCAGTAAACACAGGCCTTCTTTGAACCTTTCCTTTAGGGGAGCCTTGAAATGTAGTCTACTGTGTGTGCAGGGCTGCTAATAAATgatcaataacacatttattccCTGGTTTGTGTACAGCAAAGTTCAGACATGTGACTTATCTCCTGGTATTAATGCCTGATTGCCATCATTTCATAATGATAAAGGAAACATTGAGGTGTTTTcataatacaaacacacatatatataaaaaaaactattcagAAATTGAGGATTGAAAGGCTCCACATAATAAGTGTAACTGAAGCTTGAGAGAAGTGAGCCCTGCCTGTggcaaaacagcaaaaaaatcaattatatTATCTATTTTAGCTGAGGAAATTTTGAAGAAACAAAATTAGAAACTCCAATGGGGGCAACCACACTTGGAAAACTTTGGCCCGCTCAGTCAGTGCAGCCTTCATTGGACAGTCTGTGGAGTCTGAGGTATGCACTCCACCCCCATCACTAACCAATGAGGTGTTTCAGACCACAGCGCATGCTCTGTGCAGGGGaagatttctttaaaaagatccTCAGCCTAGCAACAAGAGGGCCCTGCAAGTGTATTACAAATCCAGACGCTACAAGTGAAGGGAACACAGCCTTATATTGACTGACTGGTTGGATGGGTTTGAATAGGGGAGTGTTTACCGACCAAAAATTTGTTTGCAGTTGTCGTTGTCATTTGTGTTGTGGTCTAAAACTGAGATTGAGAATTGGAAATGTACCACAAAGCTGAGTTAAGAGCACCTATTTGGTTTCAGTTAAGGCGGTTACATTTGTTGAGAAGACAGAATAAACAAAGAGGAAAGaacaataaaaagtaaacacatGCTTGGTGCCATACTTGATACAAAGAAACATCTTGGTTGCCATTTTATAAGGAGGTAAAGACTCAAGTCAGTGGTAAGCAGGGACATTCACATTAGTATGGTACCAATTACTATGatatataatgtgtttatttttttatttaaaggatcCCTATTAGCTGATGCCATCAGCTAATCTTCCTGGGGTCAACTCTTGGCATACAACACATATCACATACATGATGACCACTAgttgtattcatttaaataaaattacattcatATAGATATAAAAAGCCAAACTTGCATTAAtatagggaaaaaaatgcattcataTACAGTTAAAAGCCAGTCAAGCTAGAATACTAAGCACATTTACCATAAAGCCTGTCTATTTCTCAGAATGGGAAGCCAGTGTTGCAGCCATGAAAGCACACAGCAGTGTTGCAGAAGGGTGTGCTGTAACACATTGCAAAACGGCACCGACAACAGGGCGGATTGCACTCATGGGTGTGTTATTTCAGATGAAAGCATGCACACCAAACCTCCTGTTACATTGCAAAACACCACTGATGATTAACATAACAAACATAGTAGTCACGTAGCTCAACAAACAGCTTTTAAACTCGAGCTTAGCGAGTTCCAAAACCAACACCATGACTGTGTATTCAGCCTATACTTCAGTCTTAATTCAGTGCTTTGTGAGAACAACTATTTGTGTTTAATGGTAGCtaaactgaaactgaagcacTCAAACCAAACCGGATTGTAACCCAGTTTAAGCAGTGTAACACGATCCCTGCAGTCACACTCTGAGCTCTGAGCCGCTTCTCTGAGCAAAGTTCAGGATGTTTTTCTCAGAATGTGAAAACCCCTCTTCTGCTTGAGATTTATGTCGCCTTGCGGCAACTGAATCATGCTTCACGGAGCAAAGTATTCTCAATGAGCAATAAATCTCCATGCAAAATCAAGATATAGCAATATATggttttgtgtgcatgttagttTACACTGCATTCCTCAATTCATATGCATTATATCCCATTTTATGAGAAAGAAATTGCAGCCAGCGTATGTTTCATGAACTGAGTTCTGCTACAAATCAGTCTCTTCTGAATTTTGACCTATGTGTTGAAGGAAAAATGCAGTCCTCCTGTTGTTATTTTATGCTGCCATCTGCTGGGCTTTGATCAAATTAAATAGCAGCAGAGGGCCCTCGCTCCCAGGAGTAGGTGTTCAGAAAATAAGACACATCAAACCAGACGAAGCTAAACgggctgttgtgttgttgttttcagataAAGGGAGTCCCCTCAGGTTTGCACACTGTGTAGAAATGAGTCTGATGAATAAGTCTGATGTATGTCTGAAGCATTTCTAACCACAAGCCTTCAGAGGGAATTTTTTGTTGTGCCAAATCTAAGCGGTGATCTACTTTTTTAATCAGGATTACGCATATTGCATGCCCAAAGTgtagtgaaaatataaatggaGATAAtttgtgtctgcctgtgtgtctgagtgagaAAGACAAGGAAAGACATTGACTGTGCGTGTATAGATTTTGTCAAATCAATTAGTTATCACCGCCACGGATCAGTGGGATGCTTTTCACCATCTTGTCCGTTCAAGACTTTCTTGGAATCTGTGGTCATGACCTGCAGTCTGCTGCCCTTGGAAAATTGGGTTTGCTATGTCCTATTGGTAAACAGAGAAATGCTGCCTTCAGATGCTGTAGGAAATTTGCCATATACCACATTACACCATTAACCCtgttttttcaataaatatttctttgaatGTAGAATATAAACACCTGAAATAtgcttttttcctcttttgctgcacatttttcaaagataaTAGTCTGATATCTAAGAATACCAAATTGTAAAACCATTGACTGGAAGAGAAACAATGCATGATATATGAATATACTAACACTAGCTGAGGGCAAAGTCATGTCTTCTGTGTTGCTGTATTGTGGAGCCTTTAAAGAGCCACTTGCAGGTAACATTTTTTGCAAGGCACGCACACGTTGGACATACGTGCGTTCAAAACTAACTGACtgtgtgttgaaaagtggttgGGACATAAGGACttagataatttttttttaaatgttttttttaacatatgcaCTTACTGGCATTAGGGGATTGCATGAGGTCATAGTAGATCATTACAGTCATTGAAAAATTGCATAATGGAGCATCAAATTTCATTCTATCTCATTTGTAAGGTAACATTTCTTGGCGCAAGCTATtttttagcacattttaaactatttcttcttttaaaaagtgatggggacaaaacTTGTTATTTCAAAAAGTGTAAACGACACCTATGAGAATTATATTCCCGGCAGTCTGGAAAAGGTGTGTGTCATTTATAGTACAAAATATGCTTGAACGcatgcaaaaatacatttttaataaattaataataatgataacagcATATAATACTGTTATCCATGCCTTTATGAGTAAATATATGATATTTTTAAATCCTATACCAGATGCCAGGGATAAAGGACTCCAAATCTCAGTATTTTTCCCAAATCTTGGCTTCGGTCCTGACTATAACCTCATTATACTAGCAAATGAACGGGTATTATTCTTATTTATTAGTATTTATGTATTGCCATGTCTTCCATCTGAAACTGCCCACATCCTTTCCTCTGGTGACATCAGGTGTGTAGGTGTTCGGGAAGTACGAGGGCTCCCTGAAGGCAGCACCAGCCCACATAATGCTCCTCTTCAGCACTGGGAGCAGCGGGCCAGCCTGCAGAGCTCTTCCGGAGGCGGATAATCCCCATCCCTCTACACCAAGTCCTAATGCAATCAGGAAGGGATTGCCATAACTCACCTCCAGGGAAACACGTTTTGGAGGCAAATTGCGAAGTGACGACCCCCAGAAGTCcagtgtgaggaggagaagagggagaagacgAGCACAGAGATGGATATTTGCGTCTCACATTTTCTTCACTGTGTTCACAGCAGAGCCTGACACTGATAAAGCCGATCCTCTCTGTATAATGTGACAGCTGCTGTCGCATTTTCACCCAGTTTTTCCAGGAGAGAAACTACTGAAGGAACAAAAAACCTCTGCTTACATTTTCCTCACATCAGCAGCCATGGCGACCTACAGTCTGGTTTTAACTTTCGTTATTGCGGCTTTTTGGCGGGTCAGCTGCGTACCACAAACTCTTCCTTCACCCGCGACGCAGTTAAattcaacatcatcatcatccatcatcagcAGCGAGGATGGACTGACGGGTAATGTGACAGATGCCGCCGTGGGATCCCGGATTTCATCTCTCATGACGCATCTGCCAACTctgaaaaacattgttattttcatCTGCGTGTTAACAGCTGCTCTCATCACAGTCCTGGTCATCAAAGTGATCAGGTAAGGCAGGTTGATGCATGAGCTGGTTTTCTCTGTATAGATTTTTTTACTGTACTGGTCTGTCGTGATGCGTTTAAATGTCAGCAGTCTTTCCTGGTTGAATGAATCGATTAGGAGCATGTGGTTGcctggaggaaagaaaaggtcTGGGGCCTATTAATAATAAGGCTCCTAGAGGGAGTTGAGTAAGCAGCCTGCTGTTTCTAGTCTGTCTTATGTGTTTGTGACAGTCAAGTTAATTTAATTGATGATATATACTGTGGAGTTTATCACCAGCACCTCtgcattttatcttttatctgtAGGGCTGCAGATCATGatacatttaatgctgaataaTCGGTCAGTGatttcattttgtctgtaaaatatcatgaaaagtgtgaaaatgtgtctgtCACAAGTCCCCAGAGCCCACAGTGACACGAAACTGGGGGGAAAAACAGGTGTAATCACACAATTATGTTTGTCCTTTTCAGAGTTGATTTCATCAGCGTA
This sequence is a window from Pagrus major chromosome 8, Pma_NU_1.0. Protein-coding genes within it:
- the fam174b gene encoding membrane protein FAM174B; protein product: MATYSLVLTFVIAAFWRVSCVPQTLPSPATQLNSTSSSSIISSEDGLTGNVTDAAVGSRISSLMTHLPTLKNIVIFICVLTAALITVLVIKVIRSGRRIRKTRKYDIITTPAERVEMAPLNEENDEDDDSTLFDVKYR